A section of the Enterococcus montenegrensis genome encodes:
- a CDS encoding carbohydrate ABC transporter permease yields MFKKNHYNPENQPKAWLFLLPSLIVIMIFSIYPLFRSLFMSFQKGTLINQEYAGIENYQKVLSDPVFFKALKNTALYAFTVVPIALIIGLAIAWIIFEKVKHKSFFETLFFMPYVTSTIAIGIVFRYFFNGSYGIINFLLSKVGIPAINWLDDVDMSMTTLIIFGIWTSLAFNIIILLAGLRNIDPEHYKIAKMFGAKDGEIFRRITLPQLVPTIAFLLTVNIIGAFKVYTQVYALFAGQPGIAKSATTAVYYIYDKFHIAGRPGIAMAATVILFLVILFCTFIQRQIMKKVGE; encoded by the coding sequence ATGTTTAAAAAAAATCATTATAATCCTGAAAATCAGCCGAAAGCATGGCTCTTCCTTCTGCCTTCGCTAATCGTCATTATGATTTTCAGCATTTATCCATTGTTCCGTTCGCTCTTTATGAGTTTTCAAAAAGGGACGCTAATTAATCAAGAATATGCTGGGATTGAAAATTATCAAAAAGTTTTATCTGATCCGGTATTTTTTAAAGCTTTAAAAAATACCGCATTATATGCCTTTACCGTTGTTCCAATCGCATTAATTATCGGTCTTGCGATTGCCTGGATTATTTTTGAAAAAGTGAAACACAAAAGTTTCTTTGAAACGCTGTTTTTCATGCCTTATGTCACCAGTACGATTGCGATCGGGATTGTTTTTCGTTACTTTTTTAACGGCTCCTATGGGATTATCAATTTTCTTTTGAGTAAAGTTGGTATTCCAGCTATTAATTGGTTAGATGATGTGGACATGAGTATGACCACATTGATTATCTTTGGTATTTGGACTAGCTTGGCGTTTAACATCATTATTTTATTAGCTGGATTACGGAATATTGATCCAGAACATTATAAAATTGCGAAGATGTTTGGGGCCAAAGATGGTGAAATTTTCCGTCGGATTACATTGCCGCAATTGGTTCCAACTATTGCCTTTTTGCTAACGGTTAATATTATTGGCGCTTTTAAAGTGTATACCCAAGTTTATGCATTGTTTGCCGGGCAGCCCGGGATTGCCAAAAGCGCGACGACCGCCGTTTATTATATTTACGATAAGTTCCACATTGCCGGTCGACCTGGCATTGCCATGGCAGCGACTGTCATTTTATTCTTAGTTATTTTGTTCTGTACGTTTATCCAACGTCAAATCATGAAGAAAGTGGGGGAGTAG
- a CDS encoding carbohydrate ABC transporter permease — translation MKKVVTIVALVFLVVLGIITLFPFVYMVLAGLMTYSEATSIPPTIIPEKFQWANYAAVFSKAPFLQYFINTVFVSLVTTIATLITSVLASFALTSLEFKFKGLVVGIMVSLLMVPYESIIFTNYNTIAKMGLLNSYAALIIPFLTSIFYIYYLNSYLKGISSTFYKAAKIDGASDLEYIWRILVPMSRPALVTVGILTFISSWNSFLWPLLVTNEKKYRLLNNGLAAFTTESGSDVHLQMAAATLTVIPILIIYLIFRKEIIRGVAKNGIKG, via the coding sequence GTGAAAAAAGTCGTAACCATTGTGGCGTTAGTCTTTTTAGTAGTGCTAGGCATTATCACTTTGTTCCCATTTGTTTACATGGTTTTAGCAGGGCTTATGACCTATAGCGAGGCTACGAGTATTCCGCCGACCATTATCCCAGAAAAATTTCAGTGGGCTAACTATGCAGCGGTCTTTTCAAAAGCACCTTTTTTACAATATTTTATTAACACAGTTTTTGTCTCTTTGGTGACAACCATTGCGACCTTGATTACTTCGGTTTTGGCTTCCTTTGCATTAACTAGTTTGGAATTTAAGTTTAAAGGTTTAGTTGTGGGGATTATGGTGTCCTTACTGATGGTACCTTATGAATCGATCATCTTTACCAACTACAATACGATTGCCAAAATGGGGCTATTAAACAGTTATGCCGCTTTAATTATTCCTTTTTTAACAAGTATTTTTTACATTTATTATTTGAATAGTTACTTAAAAGGAATTTCAAGCACCTTTTATAAAGCAGCAAAAATTGATGGTGCTTCTGATTTAGAATATATTTGGCGTATTTTAGTTCCAATGTCTCGTCCAGCGTTAGTGACTGTCGGGATTTTAACATTTATTTCCAGCTGGAATTCTTTTTTATGGCCATTACTTGTGACCAACGAGAAAAAATATCGCTTGTTAAATAATGGACTTGCAGCCTTTACGACCGAAAGTGGGAGCGATGTGCATTTGCAAATGGCAGCTGCAACATTGACCGTAATTCCCATCTTAATTATTTATTTGATTTTTAGAAAAGAAATTATTCGAGGAGTGGCAAAAAATGGTATCAAAGGGTAA
- a CDS encoding MBL fold metallo-hydrolase, with translation MVSKGKTTITFHSGILTIGGTIIEVSYEDAHIFFDFGTEYRPELGLKDDSLATLLKNRLVPELKGVYDPRLNYTYHGEDEQKYNETAVFLSHAHLDHSKMINYLDPAIPLYTLKETAKILQSLNRNGDFLIPSPFEKANFTREMTGLMAHDVVEVGQIKVELVPVDHDAYGACALLIHTPDAFITYTGDLRLHGYDRQFTLDFCQKARHTDLLMMEGVSISFDERDNEDIKVFSEEDLIAQLVTQIAANKKRQLTFNGYPANVKRFEQIIKQSPRTVVLEANMAALMQDVFDMNVPYYYPLNSDTTISSLDSKLEISYEELLADDHKYLWQAVANFEKLQSGGLYFHMDAQPLGDFDPKYQVFLDLLALKKVEFVRLACSGHAFPQDLDAIVSMIEPKILVPIHTLKPEKLENPYGKRILPTRGEKITEFKGE, from the coding sequence ATGGTATCAAAGGGTAAAACCACCATCACTTTTCATAGTGGTATTTTAACCATCGGCGGTACTATTATTGAGGTCAGCTATGAAGATGCGCATATTTTCTTTGATTTTGGTACGGAATACCGACCCGAATTGGGCTTAAAAGACGATAGTCTGGCAACACTTTTGAAAAATCGTTTAGTACCAGAATTAAAAGGTGTCTATGATCCGCGGTTAAATTATACGTACCACGGCGAAGATGAGCAAAAATATAATGAGACGGCAGTCTTTTTATCCCATGCTCATTTGGATCATTCTAAAATGATTAATTATTTAGACCCTGCAATTCCCTTATACACCTTAAAAGAAACAGCAAAGATTTTACAAAGTTTAAATCGTAATGGGGACTTTTTAATCCCGTCACCTTTTGAAAAAGCTAACTTTACCCGTGAAATGACTGGTCTTATGGCCCATGATGTGGTGGAAGTAGGCCAAATTAAAGTAGAATTGGTGCCAGTGGATCACGATGCCTATGGCGCTTGCGCATTATTAATTCATACGCCCGATGCTTTTATTACTTATACTGGTGATTTACGGTTACATGGCTATGATCGTCAATTTACGCTGGACTTTTGTCAAAAAGCTCGGCATACCGATTTACTAATGATGGAAGGCGTCAGCATTAGTTTTGATGAAAGAGACAATGAAGATATCAAAGTTTTCAGCGAAGAAGATTTAATCGCGCAACTTGTGACACAAATTGCAGCAAATAAAAAGCGCCAATTGACCTTTAATGGTTATCCTGCCAATGTGAAACGCTTTGAACAAATTATTAAACAGTCTCCGCGCACAGTTGTTTTAGAAGCCAATATGGCAGCTTTGATGCAGGATGTTTTTGATATGAACGTCCCATATTATTATCCGTTAAATTCTGATACTACTATTTCTAGCCTAGATTCAAAACTAGAAATTTCTTATGAAGAACTACTAGCAGATGACCACAAATATTTGTGGCAAGCCGTAGCTAACTTCGAAAAATTACAAAGCGGCGGTCTGTATTTCCACATGGACGCGCAGCCTTTGGGGGATTTTGATCCCAAATATCAAGTCTTCTTGGATTTACTCGCCTTGAAGAAAGTGGAATTTGTCCGACTGGCTTGTTCAGGACATGCGTTTCCACAAGACCTCGATGCCATTGTTTCAATGATCGAGCCTAAAATTTTGGTTCCAATCCATACGTTAAAACCAGAAAAACTGGAAAATCCGTATGGCAAAAGAATACTTCCCACCCGTGGGGAAAAAATCACTGAGTTCAAAGGAGAGTAA
- a CDS encoding extracellular solute-binding protein, with product MKFKKLGTAVLATAAVFALAACGNGSKESSKGDSDKIVTSIDKDTTVTFWHAMNGAQEEALTKITKDFMKENPKIKIELQNQSQYSDLQAKINSTLPSPDDLPTISQAYPGWLWNAAQDDMLVDLKPYMDDKTIGWGDQEAIRKPLLEGAQIEGKQYGIPFNKSTEALVYNADLLKKYDVAVPKTLAELKEASKTIYEKSNHEVVGAGFDSLNNYYVIGMENKGEDFTKDLKFDSKKSKEVIDYYLDGVKDGYFRIAGSDKYLSGPFANGKVAMFIGSIAGEGYVKKDTEGKFEYGVAPRPEKINLQQGTDVYMFNSATAEQKSAAFMYLKYLSSPEVQLYWAEQTGYMPILQSVLESDEYKKSPNTKVPAILEDATKDLFSIPVKENADPAYNEVRAIMENILSNPDKDTNKLIKDSVPQLQDAWNQ from the coding sequence ATGAAGTTCAAAAAATTGGGTACAGCAGTATTGGCAACTGCCGCAGTTTTTGCATTAGCAGCCTGTGGCAACGGTTCAAAAGAAAGTTCTAAAGGCGACAGCGACAAAATCGTAACGTCAATCGACAAAGACACAACGGTTACATTTTGGCATGCAATGAATGGCGCACAAGAAGAAGCTTTAACAAAAATTACCAAGGATTTCATGAAAGAAAATCCAAAAATCAAAATTGAATTGCAAAACCAATCACAATACTCAGACTTACAAGCAAAAATCAACTCAACACTACCTTCACCAGATGATTTACCAACAATCAGCCAAGCGTATCCAGGCTGGTTATGGAACGCTGCACAAGATGATATGTTAGTGGATTTGAAACCTTACATGGATGACAAAACCATCGGCTGGGGCGACCAAGAAGCAATTCGCAAACCTTTATTAGAAGGTGCGCAAATCGAAGGCAAACAATACGGTATTCCATTTAACAAATCAACAGAAGCTTTGGTTTACAATGCTGACTTGTTGAAAAAATATGATGTTGCAGTTCCCAAAACTTTAGCTGAATTAAAAGAAGCATCTAAAACAATTTACGAAAAATCAAATCATGAAGTAGTTGGTGCTGGTTTTGACTCATTAAACAACTACTATGTTATCGGGATGGAAAACAAAGGGGAAGACTTCACCAAAGACTTAAAATTTGATTCTAAAAAATCAAAAGAAGTGATTGATTATTATTTAGATGGCGTGAAAGATGGTTACTTCCGTATCGCAGGTTCAGACAAATATTTATCTGGCCCATTTGCAAACGGTAAAGTTGCAATGTTTATCGGTTCAATCGCCGGTGAAGGTTATGTGAAAAAAGATACTGAAGGTAAATTTGAATATGGCGTTGCACCACGTCCAGAAAAAATTAACTTGCAACAAGGTACGGATGTTTACATGTTCAACAGTGCAACTGCGGAACAAAAATCGGCTGCTTTCATGTATTTGAAATACTTGTCTTCACCAGAAGTACAATTATACTGGGCTGAACAAACCGGCTACATGCCAATCTTGCAATCTGTCTTGGAAAGTGATGAATACAAAAAATCACCAAACACGAAAGTACCTGCAATCTTAGAGGATGCAACCAAAGACTTGTTCTCGATTCCAGTGAAAGAAAATGCTGACCCTGCTTACAATGAAGTTCGGGCAATCATGGAAAATATCTTGTCTAACCCAGACAAAGATACCAACAAATTAATCAAAGATTCTGTGCCACAATTACAAGATGCGTGGAATCAATAA
- a CDS encoding bifunctional metallophosphatase/5'-nucleotidase yields the protein MKLTILATSDMHGYIQPTNYAEKGADLPFGTAKVATKMQELTAKADGPVVKIENGDFIQGSPLSYYAAKQKQDPAEITKVINHMGYDVGLLGNHEFNYGLPYLEKAIKSYNHPILAANVLDKDGKPYFGDPYVILEKAGIKIAILGVVTQYIPHWEQPATVKDLTFKSLVATAKEYVPKLRELADVVIVSYHGGFEKDLVTGEATEMLTGENEGYELLQTVSGIDAFVTGHQHREIATVVNGVPVIQPGFRGNYIGKITLDLNKTGDKWQVSNPAAEIVATKDAKADGEVVGLIQELDHELENWLDQPVGKVQGDMHITDPMGARISEHPYIEFINRVQMWASGAKISGTALFNNEGKGFGEVITMRDVITNYIYPNTLAVLKITGADLKAALEQTANYLVLEDGQIVFNPKFIDPKPQYYNYDMYEGIDYAIDLSKPYGEKITKLQLAGADILPDDKLEVVMNQYRAVGGGNYAMFSADKIVKEIPRDMTEVIAEYLQAHPVLKAEVNHNFSVK from the coding sequence ATGAAATTAACTATTTTAGCCACAAGCGATATGCACGGCTACATTCAACCAACCAACTATGCGGAAAAAGGAGCAGACTTACCTTTTGGTACGGCCAAAGTTGCGACTAAAATGCAAGAACTAACAGCAAAAGCAGATGGACCGGTCGTTAAAATTGAAAATGGTGACTTTATTCAAGGTTCACCGTTAAGTTATTACGCAGCCAAACAAAAGCAAGACCCAGCAGAAATTACGAAAGTCATTAATCATATGGGCTATGATGTGGGGTTGTTGGGAAATCATGAGTTTAACTATGGACTACCTTATTTAGAAAAAGCAATTAAAAGCTATAATCACCCAATTTTAGCGGCAAATGTTTTAGACAAAGATGGCAAACCTTATTTTGGCGATCCCTATGTTATTTTAGAAAAAGCAGGCATCAAAATTGCGATTTTGGGTGTGGTGACACAATATATTCCCCATTGGGAGCAACCAGCAACTGTTAAGGATTTAACTTTTAAAAGTTTAGTGGCAACCGCTAAAGAATACGTGCCCAAATTGCGCGAGCTAGCTGATGTTGTTATTGTTTCTTATCATGGTGGTTTTGAAAAAGATTTAGTGACAGGTGAAGCGACCGAAATGTTGACTGGAGAAAATGAAGGATACGAATTGTTGCAAACTGTCAGTGGCATTGACGCTTTTGTAACAGGCCACCAACACAGAGAAATTGCTACGGTGGTTAACGGTGTGCCGGTCATTCAACCAGGATTTCGGGGAAATTACATTGGTAAAATTACGTTAGATTTAAATAAAACCGGTGACAAGTGGCAAGTAAGCAATCCTGCTGCTGAAATTGTGGCGACAAAAGATGCAAAGGCGGATGGAGAAGTTGTTGGCTTAATTCAAGAATTGGATCACGAGTTGGAAAATTGGTTGGATCAGCCTGTGGGTAAAGTTCAAGGGGATATGCACATCACTGATCCAATGGGAGCGCGAATTAGTGAACATCCGTATATTGAATTTATTAATCGCGTTCAAATGTGGGCCAGTGGGGCTAAAATTTCGGGTACAGCCTTGTTTAACAATGAAGGAAAAGGCTTTGGTGAAGTTATCACGATGCGAGATGTCATCACCAATTATATTTATCCGAATACATTAGCTGTTCTAAAAATTACCGGTGCAGATTTAAAAGCAGCTTTAGAACAAACGGCAAATTATTTAGTGTTAGAAGATGGCCAAATCGTCTTTAACCCGAAATTTATTGATCCAAAGCCACAATATTATAACTACGATATGTATGAAGGTATTGATTATGCTATTGATTTGAGTAAACCTTATGGTGAAAAAATCACGAAATTACAATTAGCCGGTGCAGATATTTTACCTGATGACAAATTGGAAGTTGTCATGAACCAATACCGCGCAGTTGGCGGGGGCAACTATGCTATGTTTAGCGCAGATAAAATCGTTAAAGAAATTCCGCGGGATATGACAGAAGTAATTGCCGAATACTTGCAAGCCCATCCTGTTTTAAAAGCAGAAGTAAACCATAACTTTAGTGTGAAATGA
- a CDS encoding lactate oxidase, translating into MYHTSNEEHPIDIVNIASLEGRVKERMEVGAFGYIRGGSEDEWTMKENTASFMNKKIMPRILQGIDHADLSTKLWDIDLKTPIIQAPSAAQGLAHEKGEADTAKGVAAAGSIFSISTYANTTIEDAAAAAPDAPQFFQLYMSKDDGFNEFILDKAVKAGAKAIILTADSTLGGYREEDIINQFQFPLPMPNLAAYSEQSASGNGEGKGIAEIYAAAKQGLVPEDIKKIKDLTHLPVFVKGIQSPEDADLAIKAGADGIWVSNHGGRQLDGGPASFEVLPAIAEVVDKRVPIVFDSGVRRGEHIFKALASGADLVAIGRPVIYGLNLGGAEGVKSVFDHLNKELSITMQLAGTKTIADVKKTKLID; encoded by the coding sequence ATGTATCATACAAGTAATGAAGAACATCCTATTGATATCGTGAATATTGCCTCATTGGAAGGCCGCGTGAAAGAACGCATGGAAGTTGGCGCTTTTGGTTACATTCGTGGCGGTTCTGAAGACGAATGGACGATGAAAGAAAACACTGCTTCTTTTATGAATAAAAAAATTATGCCGCGTATTTTACAAGGTATTGATCATGCAGACTTATCAACAAAATTGTGGGATATCGACTTGAAGACACCAATTATTCAAGCGCCTTCTGCAGCCCAAGGTTTGGCTCATGAAAAAGGTGAAGCGGATACCGCAAAAGGGGTTGCTGCTGCGGGTTCTATTTTTTCAATTAGTACGTACGCGAACACAACCATTGAAGATGCAGCTGCTGCAGCTCCTGATGCACCACAATTTTTCCAATTGTATATGAGTAAAGATGACGGCTTCAATGAATTTATTTTAGACAAAGCTGTTAAAGCCGGTGCTAAAGCAATTATTTTAACTGCCGACTCAACGTTGGGTGGTTATCGTGAAGAAGATATTATCAACCAATTCCAATTTCCACTACCAATGCCTAATCTAGCTGCTTATTCTGAACAAAGTGCAAGTGGTAACGGTGAAGGTAAAGGGATTGCCGAAATTTATGCGGCTGCAAAACAAGGTTTAGTTCCAGAAGATATCAAAAAAATTAAAGATTTAACACACTTACCTGTTTTTGTTAAAGGAATTCAATCACCTGAAGATGCAGATTTAGCGATTAAAGCCGGTGCAGATGGTATCTGGGTCTCCAATCATGGTGGTCGTCAATTAGACGGCGGTCCTGCTTCTTTTGAAGTTTTACCTGCTATAGCAGAAGTTGTCGACAAACGTGTGCCAATTGTATTTGACTCTGGTGTACGTCGTGGGGAACATATCTTTAAAGCTTTAGCTAGTGGTGCTGATCTAGTGGCTATCGGTCGTCCCGTTATTTATGGTTTGAATTTAGGTGGGGCTGAAGGCGTGAAATCTGTCTTTGATCACTTAAATAAAGAATTATCAATCACGATGCAATTGGCTGGTACGAAAACAATTGCAGATGTAAAGAAAACAAAATTAATTGATTAA
- a CDS encoding C40 family peptidase: MKWSMGLLLTLLGFQMAIVPPETVDSSQVETKKETVTTNVSASTTESSASKESEEISDATASSNVIEPDGTETTDANNLPRAQRKLPEIKSSAPLQSPLIAAQKAQINALPAVNEAQLNRNLYARSSTTMTTEQQKIVTEVKRHLNKPYRWGAAGPNDFDCSGLVQYAYLKSLNIPLQRVTYQQEKQGTEVARSSAKGQNLNLKAGDLLFYGPRNATTHVALYIGDGLAIHAPYPGQRVSAFAIQYFYPDFARRIIKDELPVIKNGTSITIKSGALSYSDGSWIQSADRNRAYTITGYKKITEKWGSRKIYAVKESKKWLYELDVQPQTSSYGLLGNGTIFSLKSTAGSYQSGGKITANDKKSAFVIDSVRYIPKKFGSIRAYRAKGSNRWYYECDVTRQVSSYSQLGIGTVFSLKKTAGSYQSGGKITANDKKSAFVIDSVRYIPKKFGSIRAYRAKGSNRWYYECDVTRQTSSFKELKVGTKVVTTSRATHYQTGGKITSGDKNKVHQIERMRLIPKRGIHMRIYKMKGSNRWYYEGDVALQTSSFKALKKGQRLNVKTSARSYQSGGWILKSDYKKTFTIKNVRDIRKKYGSIRAYQVNGSNKWYYEADVKGK, from the coding sequence ATGAAGTGGAGTATGGGATTGCTTTTAACTTTACTAGGTTTTCAAATGGCAATTGTACCGCCGGAAACTGTCGATTCATCACAGGTTGAAACAAAAAAAGAGACGGTTACAACGAATGTTTCAGCCAGTACTACTGAAAGTTCAGCCTCAAAGGAAAGTGAAGAGATAAGTGATGCAACTGCAAGTAGTAATGTGATTGAACCAGATGGAACAGAAACAACAGATGCCAATAATTTGCCCCGTGCCCAACGGAAATTACCAGAAATTAAAAGCTCTGCTCCTCTGCAATCACCTTTAATTGCTGCACAAAAGGCACAAATTAACGCGTTACCAGCAGTAAATGAAGCACAGCTCAATCGCAATCTTTATGCGCGGAGTAGCACGACAATGACGACAGAGCAGCAAAAAATTGTGACCGAAGTCAAGCGTCACTTAAATAAACCCTATCGTTGGGGAGCAGCCGGTCCCAATGATTTTGATTGCTCTGGGTTAGTTCAATACGCTTATTTGAAAAGTTTAAATATCCCCTTACAGCGGGTGACTTACCAACAAGAAAAGCAAGGTACAGAAGTTGCGCGAAGTAGTGCAAAAGGGCAAAATTTAAATTTGAAAGCAGGGGATTTACTATTTTATGGTCCCCGGAATGCCACGACCCATGTGGCGTTATACATTGGAGACGGACTTGCGATTCATGCCCCTTATCCGGGTCAGCGTGTCTCTGCTTTTGCCATTCAATATTTTTATCCAGATTTTGCTCGTCGCATAATCAAAGATGAACTGCCCGTTATTAAAAACGGAACGAGTATTACGATAAAAAGTGGTGCGTTGAGTTATTCAGATGGCAGTTGGATTCAAAGTGCTGATCGCAATCGGGCCTATACAATTACCGGGTATAAAAAAATTACTGAAAAATGGGGCAGCCGCAAAATATATGCCGTTAAAGAATCCAAAAAATGGCTGTATGAGTTAGATGTTCAACCGCAAACGAGTAGCTATGGATTACTAGGCAACGGCACCATTTTTAGTCTAAAAAGTACGGCGGGTTCGTATCAAAGTGGCGGTAAAATTACAGCAAATGACAAAAAGAGTGCTTTTGTGATCGACAGTGTTCGCTATATCCCCAAAAAATTTGGTAGCATTCGCGCCTATCGTGCCAAAGGGAGTAATCGTTGGTATTACGAATGTGACGTGACACGTCAGGTTAGCAGCTATTCACAACTTGGAATAGGCACAGTGTTTAGCTTGAAAAAGACGGCGGGTTCGTATCAAAGTGGCGGCAAAATTACGGCAAATGACAAAAAGAGTGCTTTTGTGATCGACAGCGTCCGCTATATCCCCAAAAAATTTGGTAGCATTCGTGCCTATCGTGCCAAAGGGAGTAATCGTTGGTATTACGAATGTGACGTGACACGTCAGACCAGCAGCTTTAAAGAGTTAAAAGTCGGGACTAAAGTTGTGACGACTAGCCGCGCTACGCATTATCAAACAGGTGGCAAAATTACAAGTGGGGATAAGAATAAAGTCCACCAAATTGAAAGAATGCGTTTGATTCCCAAAAGAGGCATTCATATGCGGATTTATAAGATGAAAGGCTCAAACCGCTGGTATTACGAAGGGGATGTGGCTTTACAAACGAGTAGTTTTAAAGCGCTAAAAAAAGGACAACGGTTAAATGTTAAAACCTCAGCGCGCTCTTATCAAAGCGGCGGTTGGATCTTGAAAAGCGACTATAAAAAAACTTTTACCATCAAAAATGTACGAGATATTCGCAAAAAATATGGCAGCATTCGCGCCTATCAAGTTAACGGTAGTAACAAATGGTATTACGAAGCAGATGTTAAAGGGAAGTAA